In Ammospiza nelsoni isolate bAmmNel1 chromosome 22, bAmmNel1.pri, whole genome shotgun sequence, a single window of DNA contains:
- the LOC132083143 gene encoding forkhead box protein E3-like, with the protein MAESDPGERRAAGTGPGTKRGTERITEPGTELITGPGTERITGPGTKRGTELITGPGTEGITESGTGPGIERITGPGTVPGTEAGTAGWPRRPPYSFVALITMAIRASPGQRLPLSGIYAYIAERFPFYRGPGRQWQNSVRHNLSLNPCFRRLPCRQGRAGEWALDPAFQDMYPGGNYHLRRRRRLCRRPPASPPMAPGMAPGPAEPRAPPPSGIAPGSAEPPQLPELRPGPAALRARLLSGMAPPPSGIAPDPAEPRAPPPSGIAPDPAEPRAPPPSGMASLPAALRPPPPCPVPPGWPQGPWAALVLPRRYPQLPARSPAVPPALPLPAWALRPAEPGTAGTCELGTRLSPALR; encoded by the coding sequence ATGGCCGAGAGCGACCCCGGCgagcggcgggcggcgggcacCGGGCCGGGCACCAAGAGGGGCACCGAGCGCATCACCGAGCCGGGCACCGAGCTCATCACCGGGCCGGGCACCGAGCGCATCACCGGGCCGGGCACCAAGAGGGGCACCGAGCTCATCACCGGGCCGGGCACCGAGGGCATCACCGAGTCGGGCACCGGGCCGGGCATCGAGCGCATCACCGGGCCGGGCACCGTGCCGGGCACCGAGGCAGGCACGGCGGGGTGGCCGCGGCGCCCTCCCTACTCGTTCGTGGCGCTGATCACCATGGCCATCCGGGCCAGCCCCGGGCAGCGGCTGCCCCTGAGCGGCATCTACGCCTACATCGCGGAGCGCTTCCCCTTCTACCGCGGCCCCGGCCGCCAGTGGCAGAACAGCGTCCGCCACAACCTCAGCCTCAACCCCTGCTTCCGACGGCTGCCCTGCCGCCAGGGCCGCGCCGGCGAGTGGGCGCTGGACCCCGCTTTCCAGGACATGTACCCGGGGGGGAATTACCacctccgccgccgccgccgcctctgccgccgcccgcccgcatCGCCGCCGATGGCCCCGGGGATGGCCCCGGGCCCCGCCGAGCCTCGGGCCCCGCCGCCCTCGGGGATCGCCCCGGGTTCCGCCGAGCCCCCGCAGCTCCCCGAGCTccgcccgggccccgccgctcTCCGGGCCCGGCTGCTCTCCGGGATGGCCCCGCCGCCCTCGGGGATCGCCCCGGATCCCGCCGagccccgggccccgccgccctcGGGGATCGCCCCGGATCCCGCCGagccccgggccccgccgccctcGGGGATGGCCTCGCTCCCCGCCGCTCTCCGGCCCCCGCCGCCCTGCCCGGTGCCCCCGGGCTGGCCGCAGGGGCCCTGGGCAGCGCTGGTGCTGCCCCGCCGGTACCCGCAGCTGCCGGCCCGCAGCCCGGCCGTgcccccggcgctgccgctgcccgcCTGGGCGCTGCGCCCCGCCGAGCCGGGCACGGCGGGCACCTGCGAGCTGGGGACGCGGCTGTCGCCCGCCCTCCGCTGA